The genomic window GGGCTACCCCTAGCCTCACGGCGATCGTTGCAAAATCGTGAGCTAGCCCTCGGGTTTTTTGCTTTAGGAGGCATTTATGAAGCACCTGACGGCTATGAAGGCTATACGCGCGAAGTGCCTAGACTGTACTTGCAATCAACCAAAGGAAATCCGTTTATGTCCGGTTACCACTTGTGCACTGTGGCCATACCGGATGGGTAGGCGTCCCAAGAAGGAACTGCCCTGCGGAGCAGCAAGTGAAGGAGAAGTAACTAAGACTCAGGAGGAATCTCTGGTTCAGAGTCATCGGTGAGCTTTGGTGGTTCGCTTGGCAGTGGCTCAGTCCAGGGAACATGGCTGGTGGTGGGTGGAGAGGTTGGCGTCCCTGATCGCTTTGATGCGATGGATGTCTTCCACTTACGCTTGGGCACGGCCTTTTTCGCCTTGCGTGGCTTCCGTGTGACTCTAGCCCGTTTTGCCCTTGCCGTAGTGCGCGCAGTCTTTCTAGGACGCTTAGAGAGCTTGGCTTTGGGTTTACGTCGCTTCGCCATGTGTATTCGTTTAAGGAAGTTGGCTCCGGATGTCAAGCGCGGCTATACGCGGCGGATCAACGTACTAAGTAAAATGAACTTATATAAATAGAAGGAGTAACAAGCAATGCAGCGGCTAATGTCGGTTAAGGACGCAGCAGCTTTTACAGGTTTGTCGCCTCATACCATCTACACGATGGTTAGTCAGAGGCGCATCCCTTACATCAAAGTGGGTCGGTTGGTGAAGTTTGACCAGGCCATGCTCGATGGGTGGCTTAAAAAGAATACCGTTATGCCTATGCCACCGATAGGCAATTGACAGTGTGGTAGTGTATACACTATCATAGTGTTGTGAAGCTGCGGCTTAGGGAGTGGCGAGAGCGACGGAGGTTGAGTCTAAGGCGACTAGGGGCACTATCAGGAGTACATTACGTAACCCTGGTAAACCTTGAAGCTGGCCGATTTGATCCGCAGCTCTCCACGCTCCTGAAGCTGTGCAAGGCGTTACACATCACTCTCAACCAACTTGTAGGGGTGGCCAGGCGGCCACAGAAAGGTAGGTAGTCCGATGGGACTGACTAAACGGAAGGATAGTTACTAACGTTGAGTTCCCGGTTCTGGATGACGGAAAGGTGCTTCGTCTGGCACCGCCGGGGACAGGGAGACTAAGGCGATGGAAGGTAGGTTCACGGAATCGAGGTTATGCAAGAGACCAGAAAGCGGTCATTAAGACAAAGCTTTTGGCTGGTCAAATGCTAAGTCCATCACTGGAACGCGCACAGGCTGTTACATTCTGGGAATGGGCTGAGACCTACCTGGGTCTGGAAGAGGTACGCAAGCTGGCAACGTATGAAGATCGCAAGCTGAAAGTCGGTCATCTGGTTGAGTTCTTCGGTGATCGTCCGTTAGCGTCGATCACATCTGAAGATGTGGCAATCTATCGCGCACAGCGCGTGCGATACCCGATGACCAGGTGTGGTGGCTGTCAGAAGCTCCTTGGGAAAGCAGTGTGTCCGGTTTGTGGGTGGAAGCGACAGGACAGGCCGTTATCTGTGTCAGTGCAAACTGTGAACCACGACCATACCGCGTTAACGCATATGTTCAACGTAGCAAAGAGTCCCCGATTTAAGCTTGTGGTGGACAATCCAGCCTCGCATGTTGAGAAACCGGACCCAAGAAATGAACGTAACAGGATCGTGAGTGCTGAAGAATGGGCACTTCTAAGAAAGACGGGCGCTCCTCATTTACTCCGCTTCCTGACTATTGCCTACATGGTTGGTCCGCGGAAGGGAGAGTTGCTCAAGCTGGAATGGTCAGATGTAGACATGCGGCGACGAGAGTTCACGCTACGCAAGACCAAGAATGGGGAAACGCGGGTGGTACCGATGACGCCTGACGTTTATGAAACATTTGTTGAGTTACACAAGGAACGACGCCTAGACACTAATCGGGTGTTCCTGTATAACGGGAGGCCGTGGAAGAACCCACGAACCGCATTTGCCGCGGCATGTCGAAGGGCGGGGATTACTGGTCTCCGGCTTCATGACCTTCGCCACACGGCAAGCACCAATCTGAGACGGGCAGGGGTGGATACCATGACCGCTATGAAGATCGTCGGCCACAAGTCGGAACAAATGCATCGGCGGTATAATACGATCCAGCCGGAAGACCTCCATGAGGCGGCTCAAAAGCTTCAGAAGTATACGGCTAACACTGTAATAACACTTGCGTCCTCGCCTGCCTCAGGGCAAGTTATAAGTGCTGGTAATTCCAAAGTCGGGGCGTAGCGCAGCCTGGTAGCGCGCCTGCTTTGGGAGCAGGATGTCGGAGGTTCAAATCCTCTCGCCCCGACCAACCAAATCAAGAAGTTAGATTATATAGGCGGTCGAGAACGTAGCCTGGGGTCACAGTTGGGGTCACATTTCGCCTCGCCAGTTCGGTTTAGGGAGCCCATCTAACAGTTCCAGGATCGCCGGGGTCACACCGGCGCGGGTGGGACTCGGCTGCCGATCTAATGGCGGCAGCCGGTGTCCGGCTCGGACGTGCTCAAACAAGGCAGGCCATGACACAAAAGTTTCACGAACGGTTCAACATCCACATCCCGATTGAAGAGGAGAAAAAGAAATTTGTAAATCGAGTTCATAACCAAATCTTAGAGCAATTTTGGTGGGATCTGCACCCAGACGAGCGAAACATTTATGAGGGCAATCTGCTTATGATTCTTGGCATCAAGAACAGGCGTGATGGCACTCCGCTCCATCGCTACATCAGAGAAGAATTTTGGGCCAATGTTAAAGCTGTGGAAGCAATATCCATGATGCTCAAAGGCCATCGGAACGCTGGCTACCTTGAAGCCCTCATTATGCATATTCTCTCCTTATCGGAGGTTGATCTTGGCATCCGCTGGCATGAGGGACAATTCCGTCCCTCGGGATCAGGCATCCTAGATGAAAAACTCGTTAACGATGTACTTGGCTGTCTCCAAGGTGAAAAGTACGACGGTGTCAGAAGTAGCTTTAATAAGGGGCTAGAGCATCTTCTGCACTCGATTGGCAAACCTCAGTTGTTGTCCGATGTCATCACAGACATGTATGAGGCACTAGAGGGGCTGGCGAAAGTTGTGACAGGTCGCGGTGAGAAAGACCTCTCCGGCAATGCTGAGTCGTTCATCAAAGCGGTCGAGGTCTCGGATCTCTATAAACCGATTCTCAAAGAATACGTGGTCTATGGAAACAAAATCCGCCACGCCGGAAAAGATGGGCAGCCGAAACCAGACCTGACGCGGAAGGAAGTCGAGTCATTTGTCTATCTGACTGGTGTCTTCATTCGTCTTGCCTTGATTACCAAGCCCTAAGCATAATTGGCCTCAACTGCCGCCGCGCTGTATAGACTCGTGTGTAGAACGCCGCTACGGTACTGAGTTTCTCGTCGACCTGAGGTAGGAAATACAGGGGAAAGCATCGTACAGACTGAGTGCCGTCGCTCTACGAGGTCGGCACTTGAACCATCGTTCTGCTTAGAAACTCTTCAACTTCCACCACACAGCCTCGTGCATTGCGAACAACCTCTGAGCCGGAGAAGCGGAGTATGGTCACGCCCTGCTTAATGATCGCCCGTTCTCTGACCTTGTCTTTGTGGACCTGCTCCTTCGTCTTCTCGTGGAACTCGTGGCCGTCCAGTTCAATGGCGATCTTGATCCGCTCTAGGGATGGATCGTCTGGAACAATGAGGAAGTCGACTTCGTGGGAGCCTTCAACTGTCTGGACCAGCTCGTGCCTCGGAGGGGTGTCAATTGGGGTCCTCTAGCCGCACCGAGTTACTCTGGCGTAAGATTCATCTGCGTTATGAAGATCGGACCGTCGCCGAACAGAGAATAATCAATCTGCATCCACCGAGTTGTGATGATGCGATCAAGATACTCATGGGCGTTGATCCTATTTGCTTTTGTCTTGGTTCTAACGGGCACCAGCAAAGCGGCAAACGACAATTTTCCCCAAAGTCCGAGTCAGATTAAGCCAGAACAAAAAAAGTCTACTAGCGGTAAGAAGCCGTCCCCAACCTATCTGCGCGGTACCGAAGATAAGCCTGTCTTTATGAAGGGCGAGATCACGACCAAGAGAAGCGAGGAAGATATAGCTACTGATATAAAAGAGCGCGAACACAAAACGGCGCTCGATACGGAACTCGTCGAATACACCAAGCTCTTGGCGTACTGCACGGCCGGATTGATTGTCACAGCTCTGGGTCAAATTGGTCTGTTTCTTTGGCAGTTGCGTTTAATGAGACAAGCTACGACCGATGCCGGCAGTGCTGCTGAAGCGGCTAAAGCATCTGCTGAGGCTGCCATCAAACAAGCTGAATCGATTGTCGCCTCTGATAGAGCTTACGTCAAAATGTCTCATAGCCCACCTGGGAGAGAGGTTTCTCCTGGGCCAAGTAGTAAGTATGGGGTGCAAATTGAGGTGAAGAACCTTGGACGCACTCCGGCAACTGTTACGGGAATGGTTCTCATTCCGCTGGTGCTTCCGAATACGACATCCCTGCCTACCATTCCTGACTATTCCTCCGCTCAAAACAAGAAATAGCATATCTTTCTGTACAAAGGCGATCCATTTTTTCACTGGCAAGAGTTTCCCATAACGATTCGGGATGACGATGAGATTAGACGTGGAACAAAAGTTTGGTACCTGTATGGGTATGTGGATTACATTGACACGTTTCACAAACGACACCGTTCTGGTTATGCGAGAGTCTATCATCCGGACGCTGATGATCGAGGCCGTTATAGGGATGACGAGTCGTTTGCTGAGAGAAGCAACCTCTTTTTTGTCAGTCAGCCAGGTTATAACTACGACTGCCTGCGTCAGCCAGGTGAAGGCAATGATTGGGAGATAACGAACTAACGCTCTGTTGAACGAGCAAGGTGTTGAGCGCGCCAGTGATTCGCTTGTGCCTTATCCGTTCGGTTGATCGTCTTGGGTCAGAGCCATCCGCATTTTCTGGTCACGCTCTCCAATTGATTGGTTTTCAAATAATGAACTTAGACAATCAATAGTTCTTCATCCTACTGAGACTAACGAGGCGAGATAGCCAGAATGTCTGAAGACCTTACACGGCAATTTGAAAATCTATTACGCAAGATTCAACTACTAGAGCGCGTGGAAGAGTCACAATGGAATTGGCGACCGAAGAGGGTAGCACTGGCTCAGCGGCTAACACCTATTGTCATGGTCGCTGGAATTTTGATCTATATCCTTCTCCAGGAAAACCTCACTCGAACAACTTTTATAATCACTGCCCTGGCGGTAGGGGTTTGCATCTGTGTCCTGCTATGGCAGTCATCTATTAAGCGTGACCTAATAAGGACTGCCACCTACAACGATCGTGATCAACTTGAACTATTTCGACTTGGTTTACAATTGGCCCGATCATGCGGCTATGAGGTAATCCTTAGCGATGATCCAGACAGCGCGAGACTAAAGACATCACTGCGGATAGAAGGTGTGGAAAGGCCTTTCATGCAAATCTACATGGGTATATGGAGGCCTTACGATTCCTCCGATGGTTCTGACGTTGAGTCTCAACTAGGGGTTAGAGTTAATTTTGAGCGTGAGACATTGCAGGTTTTGGAACGGAGGTCACCATGAAACCAAAACTTACAGAAGAGAGCCCATCGGAGAAGAAGCTTTCTGATACCACTGGGAAAAAGCTCTGGCAACTGGTACGCCGTTTGGTGTCGACTGACACAACCAGTATCGAACCTGGGTCTGTGACCTTTACGCTGTTGTACCTGCGTGGTTCGTTCCGGTCTATTCGGCAAGGTTTAGGCGACTTTGCTGTGGACAGAACTAGACGGGAACGCGAGCATTCGAGCTAAGCGAGTTCTCGCCAGGTGTTTCCTGCGGGAATTACGATCGTTCCACCACGAATGCGAGGGCTTCGCCCCCTCCAATACAAAGGCTGGCTACCCCTCGTTTGGCACCCCGGGCTTCCATCGCGTGGAGCAAAGTCGTAAGAATTCGGGCGCCGGTGGCGCCGATCGGATGGCCCAGCGCGACCGCTCCACCGTTGACGTTGACCCTCTTTGGGTCGAGCCCGAGTTCACGGTTGATGGCAAGGGAGACGGCTGAGAAGGCTTCGTTGATCTCAAAGAGATCGATGTCGGTGAGCGAGAGGCCAGTTTTCTTGAGCACAAGCTTGATGGCCTCAACCGGTGCAATCGTCAACCATTCAGGCGCAAGGGCTGCTCCGGCATAGCCGACGATGTGGGCCATCGGGGTTAGCCCAAGCTGGGCGGCTTCCTCTTCCGCCATTACCACCAACGCTGCTGCCCCGTCATTACAGGATGGAGAATTGCCCACGGTGAGGACACCGTCTTCCTGGAACACCGGCTTGAGATTGCGCATCTTGCCCAGATCGACTCGATTCGGTTCTTCATCATCCGTAATCGTTACGGGTGTACCCTTCCGTTGGGGTACGTCGACCGGCACGATCTCTCGCTTGAAGGCTCCGGAGGCAATGGCATGCTGAGCTCGACGATAGCTTTCCAAGGCGAAATCGTCGAGTTCACGTCTCGTGAGCCGGTACCTTGCGGCACAGAGTTCACCGGCGTTCCCCATGTGGAAATTGTTGTACACGTCCCACAGCCCGTCTTTAAGGAGGCTGTCCACTATCTCCGCATGGCCAAGCCGATATCCCCGTCTGGCCTTCTCCAGCAAATAAGGCGCGCGGGTCATATTTTCCATGCCGCCTGCCACGATGATTCTTGCTTCCCCGAGCGCGATAGCCTGAGAGGCCATCATCACCGTCTTGATGCCGGACCCGCAGACCTTGTTCACCGTCGTGGCGCCGACGGAGTTGGGAATTCCGGCTCCGATCGATGCCTGCCTGGCCGGTGCTTGGCCGAGCCCGGCGCTGAGCACGCAACCCATCAGGACCTCATCCACCCGCTCAGGCGGTACCTGAATGCGTTTGAGGGCTTCGGCAATGGCGATGCTGCCAAGTTTCGTCGCCGGTACGGAGCTGAATACGCCGTTGAAGCTGCCCATCGGGGTTCGCACCGCGCTGGCAATGACTGCCTGCTGGGACTTGCTCACTGTTGAATCTCCTCTTGTTTCGCTTGGCTTGGCGGAGCTGTATCAATAACTCGAGAGACGTACCATAAGACTTACGTCATGTTACGAGTGGGCTCGACTTTTCTCAAGCAGGGCACAATCCCTTCCTCCAGCCATGCATATTCGCCATTCATGATGGCTTTTGATAGGTGATACACAACGGTATCCTTCTTGTGTCGACGGATTTTCGCGGCGATCGAGGAGGGAGGGCGCAGACGATCCGCCATATCCTGGCAGAAGTAATCGACGAGCGCACGGATCCCGGGCTTGTCTCTCATTTCCGGTTGGGAGGCAAACCAGAGAACCGCGGCCATGGGGAAGAGTAACAGACTGTCATTCACCAAATGCTGCAGCAAGAGTTGCTTATTGTGCAGCTTCTGTCGGTGACGGAGTGTTGCGATGAGGGTTGATCGTGTCAGATTCCGTGAGGAAGACTCGATAAAACGAACCCACCGGGCATAGTCTCTCCCGTATGACGCAGAAGCGGAGCCGGAATGAGCGAAAGTGAGACAGGAGAGGAGCGACATGTGCGCGTAATAAAATGTCGCGGCGATCTTGCGGGAAAGTGATCCTTCGAGAATGGCGAGACCTTGATCGAGATAGGGAGCAAGAGACTCGCGCGCCATCCAGATGCGAAGAATCTCACTCGTTCCCTCCCATACGAGATTAATCCGCGCGTCGCGAAGCATGCGCATCACCGGAATGACCGGTTCGCCGGTCTTCCGCTGGGCCTCGGCGGTCATGAATCCTCGTCCGCCGCGGATCTGGAACAGGTCGTTGACTGCCTCCCAGTACCATTCGCTTCCGATGATTTTGGCGGCCGCCGACTCCAGCCGAAGGTCACCCTTCTTCTTGGCCCATGCTCCGCAGAAGGCCATTACGGCATCGAGCGCCAGCGTATAGGCTGCCACGCGACAGAGTTTTTCTCCGACCAGGTTGTGTTCGCCGATCGGTTTGTTCCATTGGACGCGAGTCTGCCCCCACCAGCGCATCACGGACAGGCACTGCTTGAGGCCTCCCAGACAGGCTGCAGGGAGAGTCAGGCGTCCGACGGTAAGGGTGGCGAGCGCGATCCTCAGGCCGTCCTCTTCGCTGCCGAGGCGATTTTCAATCGGGACGTACACATTGTTGAACCTCGGGATGCCGTTGTAAATACCTCTGACGCCCTCAAATCGCAGACGAGTGACGGAGCATCCCGGCCATTGAGTCTCGACGATGAAGGCTCCATACCGCTTGTGTGCCCGGGGGTCCCGGAGTTCCTCAGGACGATCCACGATTCGTACAATGACGACCAGCATGGACGACAGAAATTCGCCATCGTGCTTCGCGGAATTCGTAATGAAGAATTTTTCTCCTGTGAGGCGGTAGCCGACGGTCTTTCCATTCTCCGCGACACGGATAGCGTACGTGTCCACTTTGGAGATATCGCAGCCAACGTTTCGCTCCGTGAGCGCAAACCCTGAAATCTCCCCCTTTGCCAGCCGTGGAAGATACTTCGTTTTTTGCTCTTCCGTTCCAAAAAGGCGCAGCGGCTCGGGAACGCCGATTGATTGCGCTGCCGACAACAGCACTGTCAGCGAAGCGTCGACGCTTCCGCACAGGGTGGCAACCTTTTGATATTCATATTGAGTGAATTCCTGCCCGCCGAACGATTTGGGGATCTTGATTCCCAGTGCTCCGAGGTGAGCCAAGGTTTTAATAACCGGCTCAGGGAGTTCTCCCTCGCTATCGACCCGTTCGGGATCCAGGGACAGAAGGGTAGGCGTGAGTCGTTCCAGAAAATCTAAGGCCGACGGACTCACCTCCGGGAGGCCGATAGAGGTGAAGAGGTCCCACCGGACATCGGCTTCGAACAAACCCGCAATAAAGCCGGTGTAGGAAGCCTTATCCCGGGCGGCTTCAGCGATCGCCTCGGACCCTTTAAACACATCTGTATGGCCCATGTTGGCCTTTCTTCCTAAGAGGCATCTTCCATTTTGTACCTCGGTGTATCCATGTAACTTTACCACCATTTTAGGGCCGATTATGCCGACTCTGTCTCGTAATGAGAGGGACGCGCTTCCTATCCCCCCTTATGCGGGAGACTCAATACTCCAAGAAACAAGGCAAATCGTCGGCCTCATGGTACGATGTCAGTAGGGCATCATTCAGGATTTCGGACGAGGCGAACATCATGCGTAATGTCGTGGTCGTCGACGGATTTCGTACTCCCTTCTGCAAGGAAGGTACAGATTTTCGCGAGACGGATGCGGAAGTGCTGGGAGCCTGGGTCGTCCGCGAAATGATTGCGCGTTGTCACCGCTGGAATCTCCCTTTGCAGGCGATCGATTGCGTGTTGGGAAGCAATGTCGCGACCCCCATGCATTCAGTAAATCCGACACGGGTCGCGGCCGTCACCGGTGGACTCCCTCCGACGATTCCAGCCGATACAGTGGCCGGCAAAAATTGCGGCTCCGGAGTGACGGCACTCTATTATGCGAGTCTACGCATTCGGAGCGGCGATGCCGACACCGTGCTCGTGATCGGTATGGAAGCGATGAGCCGAATCCCGGTTGTCTATAACCGAACGGTGGCTGACCTTCTCCTCCAATTCGGCAAAGCCAGAAGTCGTCAAGAACGAACCGCCAGCGTGGTTGCCCTTCTTCCCAAGTTGCTAAATCTTAAAAAATATCCGCCTGGAATAGGGCTGATCATGGGCCTCACGGACCCGATGTGCGACCTTATTATGGGACAGACGGCGGAGAATATTGCGAAAGATCCTTCGCTGAGCATCACTCGCGAGGACCAGGACGGGTTTTCCGTTCGATCGCACAGGCTGGCGGCGCAAGCATGGAAAGGCGGACTCTTTGCCGAGGAAGTTGTGCCCATGTTTGTCTCAGAGAGCAACGCCTACATTGAGCGAGACAACGGATTTCGGGAGG from Nitrospiraceae bacterium includes these protein-coding regions:
- a CDS encoding thiolase family protein — its product is MRNVVVVDGFRTPFCKEGTDFRETDAEVLGAWVVREMIARCHRWNLPLQAIDCVLGSNVATPMHSVNPTRVAAVTGGLPPTIPADTVAGKNCGSGVTALYYASLRIRSGDADTVLVIGMEAMSRIPVVYNRTVADLLLQFGKARSRQERTASVVALLPKLLNLKKYPPGIGLIMGLTDPMCDLIMGQTAENIAKDPSLSITREDQDGFSVRSHRLAAQAWKGGLFAEEVVPMFVSESNAYIERDNGFREDADQQMFHDVKSVFDKRHGSVTPANSSQITDAAAAMLLMEEEKAKSLGLPILGYVKDYADFGYEPAYMGLAPVGAIAKVLSKARLTLKDFAVCEINEAFASVVLGITRILDSSSLMERKFGRYGWTERLGEIPIDDLNPHGGAIALGHPVGVSGLRLATTSLFELKRRHAERALISMCVGGGQGVAMILERK
- a CDS encoding acyl-CoA dehydrogenase family protein; this translates as MGHTDVFKGSEAIAEAARDKASYTGFIAGLFEADVRWDLFTSIGLPEVSPSALDFLERLTPTLLSLDPERVDSEGELPEPVIKTLAHLGALGIKIPKSFGGQEFTQYEYQKVATLCGSVDASLTVLLSAAQSIGVPEPLRLFGTEEQKTKYLPRLAKGEISGFALTERNVGCDISKVDTYAIRVAENGKTVGYRLTGEKFFITNSAKHDGEFLSSMLVVIVRIVDRPEELRDPRAHKRYGAFIVETQWPGCSVTRLRFEGVRGIYNGIPRFNNVYVPIENRLGSEEDGLRIALATLTVGRLTLPAACLGGLKQCLSVMRWWGQTRVQWNKPIGEHNLVGEKLCRVAAYTLALDAVMAFCGAWAKKKGDLRLESAAAKIIGSEWYWEAVNDLFQIRGGRGFMTAEAQRKTGEPVIPVMRMLRDARINLVWEGTSEILRIWMARESLAPYLDQGLAILEGSLSRKIAATFYYAHMSLLSCLTFAHSGSASASYGRDYARWVRFIESSSRNLTRSTLIATLRHRQKLHNKQLLLQHLVNDSLLLFPMAAVLWFASQPEMRDKPGIRALVDYFCQDMADRLRPPSSIAAKIRRHKKDTVVYHLSKAIMNGEYAWLEEGIVPCLRKVEPTRNMT
- a CDS encoding site-specific integrase; the protein is MLSPSLERAQAVTFWEWAETYLGLEEVRKLATYEDRKLKVGHLVEFFGDRPLASITSEDVAIYRAQRVRYPMTRCGGCQKLLGKAVCPVCGWKRQDRPLSVSVQTVNHDHTALTHMFNVAKSPRFKLVVDNPASHVEKPDPRNERNRIVSAEEWALLRKTGAPHLLRFLTIAYMVGPRKGELLKLEWSDVDMRRREFTLRKTKNGETRVVPMTPDVYETFVELHKERRLDTNRVFLYNGRPWKNPRTAFAAACRRAGITGLRLHDLRHTASTNLRRAGVDTMTAMKIVGHKSEQMHRRYNTIQPEDLHEAAQKLQKYTANTVITLASSPASGQVISAGNSKVGA
- a CDS encoding acetyl-CoA C-acetyltransferase, which codes for MSKSQQAVIASAVRTPMGSFNGVFSSVPATKLGSIAIAEALKRIQVPPERVDEVLMGCVLSAGLGQAPARQASIGAGIPNSVGATTVNKVCGSGIKTVMMASQAIALGEARIIVAGGMENMTRAPYLLEKARRGYRLGHAEIVDSLLKDGLWDVYNNFHMGNAGELCAARYRLTRRELDDFALESYRRAQHAIASGAFKREIVPVDVPQRKGTPVTITDDEEPNRVDLGKMRNLKPVFQEDGVLTVGNSPSCNDGAAALVVMAEEEAAQLGLTPMAHIVGYAGAALAPEWLTIAPVEAIKLVLKKTGLSLTDIDLFEINEAFSAVSLAINRELGLDPKRVNVNGGAVALGHPIGATGARILTTLLHAMEARGAKRGVASLCIGGGEALAFVVERS